A single window of Hemibagrus wyckioides isolate EC202008001 linkage group LG28, SWU_Hwy_1.0, whole genome shotgun sequence DNA harbors:
- the LOC131348369 gene encoding macrophage mannose receptor 1-like, with product MQSLFILLLFTGIFYPLLSVPRKFYLIKEPKTWNEARAYCQANKTDLATIESNDDLLQLRSVAMSQLFTSSAWIGLYNDIGSWRWSLDNMPLGTLSSWASKQPDNHNGEEQCVSMKDGIWSDRPCIETYTFLCFDDKKIGSEKYIFVSLKKSWSDAQSYCRQQYTDLASVRDNAERLSIKSRIPSEDLWFGLFRDSWKWIDQANVSSIPWKSGQPDNNKNNEDCGCLLNNQAEDKLCSDKMSFFCYSVITGQKQIIRMKVQSEQDANDSEAVILEKIKDKLKEHGVDKNVTVMWVKQPDGKVFKKKKEKKLTPGC from the exons GCATTTTCTATCCACTACTGTCTGTCCCTCGTAAGTTCTATCTGATTAAGGAGCCAAAAACATGGAATGAAGCACGGGCCTATTGTCAAGCCAACAAAACCGACCTAGCTACCATCGAAAGTAATGATGATTTGCTCCAACTTCGAAGTGTTGCAATGAGCCAACTATTTACTTCCAGTGCTTGGATCGGACTGTATAATGACATTGGAAGTTGGCGCTGGTCGCTTGACAATATGCCACTAGGAACTTTGAGCTCTTGGGCTTCTAAGCAGCCTGATAACCATAATGGAGAGGAACAATGTGTCTCAATGAAGGACGGGATTTGGTCTGATAGGCCATGCATAGAAACATATACATTTCTATGCTTTGACG ACAAGAAAATCGGCAGTGAGAAGTATATTTTTGTCTCATTAAAGAAGTCGTGGAGTGATGCCCAAAGTTACTGCAGACAACAGTACACAGATTTGGCCAGTGTGAGAGATAATGCAGAAAGGTTATCTATAAAGAGCAGAATCCCCTCTGAGGATTTATGGTTTGGCCTGTTCAGAGACTCCTGGAAGTGGATAGACCAGGCCAACGTGTCTAGCATTCCGTGGAAAAGTGGACAACCTGATAATAACAAGAATAATGAAGACTGTGGTTGTTTACTCAATAATCAGGCAGAGGATAAACTCTGTTCAGACAAAATGTCCTTCTTCTGCTATTCAG TAATCACCGGACAAaagcaaataatcagaatgaagGTCCAGTCTGAGCAGGATGCGAATGATTCTGAGGCAGTCATCTTGGAGAAG ATCAAGGACAAGTTGAAGGAGCATGGTGTGGATAAGAATGTCACGGTGATGTGGGTAAAGCAACCGGATGGAAAGgtgtttaaaaagaagaaagaaaagaagttgACACCAGGTTGTTAA